One window of the Archangium primigenium genome contains the following:
- a CDS encoding AHH domain-containing protein — protein sequence MSVKIGFVDHRDGTNLRSLPAELPGSKCLTNTPLPPGTRVCVTGPHAHTPEWLEVAAYLDGLLLSGYVQAFRINTDLPEPCAKLHHIQRGDKLEPIAARIYRQGITPGRDLRYYENVVLHVNQHSHRAGIQKVNGDIRLVEGHRIWLVSVAFAQRLQGHVESGSLTGGMLVKARDVGRHLDDILTSVTTSPRHFGSVGGQYKDAIREHLPQIVSIVVIFITAELASAILAAAPTGVSQLAAALIQLGLAAFGAKDMIDAGVEAVKHATEWLTHAWTAHGDSKRLEAASKSFLQMLMSIAMAALAKAGVKSNFTRGMTLARGVKISPPRLEYMAVASSNGHAVAVPVFRPGSITSTATAMAMSPKPGIAAALSHGTRGTRATETPTKPTENVPDDVALEQLLEKAPNGEALKPFVGRPVPKPGTLEFHVLKKELEQAGYVLDVVKDGTQPVRLRRLKGQTHELAQLTVTEKGLIALKADGPTRISMFSRYRKNYLDLLRETAGEAASKGAEARISAGNQLHHLIPDGVAQSHPLILEALERLKGYTVDRGTNIIDMPSIPNAQGQLMHLGNHPKYSNYVRSRLTNAQRALGPLGKVTPQHLHQTLLKIENELRQAIQDIHRLPPEVLKEIVEDGIVVGKKLALLERPSTPETFPV from the coding sequence ATGAGCGTCAAGATTGGATTCGTCGATCACCGTGACGGAACGAACTTGAGATCCCTGCCAGCTGAACTGCCTGGGTCGAAATGCTTGACGAATACACCCCTTCCGCCAGGCACCCGGGTGTGCGTCACCGGCCCTCATGCCCACACGCCGGAGTGGCTGGAGGTCGCCGCCTACCTGGACGGCCTTCTGTTGAGCGGGTACGTGCAGGCGTTTCGCATCAACACGGACCTTCCCGAACCCTGCGCGAAGCTTCATCACATCCAAAGAGGAGACAAGCTCGAGCCCATCGCCGCGCGCATCTACCGACAGGGAATCACGCCCGGGCGCGATTTGAGGTACTACGAGAACGTCGTCCTCCATGTGAATCAGCACTCGCATCGGGCGGGAATCCAAAAGGTCAACGGAGACATCCGACTCGTCGAAGGACACCGGATCTGGTTGGTCAGCGTGGCCTTCGCCCAACGGCTTCAGGGACACGTGGAGAGCGGTTCCCTCACGGGAGGAATGCTCGTCAAGGCCAGGGATGTGGGTCGACATCTGGACGACATCCTCACGTCCGTGACCACCTCGCCTCGGCACTTCGGCTCCGTCGGCGGTCAGTACAAGGACGCGATCCGTGAACATCTGCCTCAAATCGTCAGCATCGTGGTGATCTTCATCACGGCGGAACTCGCCTCCGCCATCCTCGCGGCGGCGCCCACGGGGGTCTCACAACTCGCGGCGGCGCTCATCCAATTGGGCCTGGCGGCCTTTGGCGCCAAGGACATGATCGACGCGGGCGTCGAGGCCGTGAAACACGCCACGGAGTGGCTCACGCACGCATGGACGGCCCACGGGGACAGCAAGCGACTCGAAGCCGCCAGCAAGTCTTTTCTCCAGATGCTGATGAGCATCGCCATGGCCGCGCTGGCGAAGGCGGGAGTGAAGTCGAATTTCACGCGTGGGATGACGCTGGCGAGAGGCGTGAAGATCAGCCCTCCACGACTCGAGTACATGGCCGTGGCGTCCAGCAACGGCCATGCGGTGGCGGTTCCTGTCTTCCGCCCTGGAAGCATCACGTCCACGGCGACGGCCATGGCCATGAGTCCCAAGCCTGGAATCGCCGCGGCGCTCTCTCACGGAACGCGCGGGACTCGTGCGACGGAGACGCCCACGAAGCCCACCGAGAACGTTCCCGACGACGTGGCGCTGGAACAGTTGTTGGAGAAGGCGCCGAATGGCGAGGCGCTCAAGCCTTTCGTGGGGCGTCCCGTTCCGAAGCCAGGCACGCTGGAGTTCCACGTGCTCAAGAAGGAACTGGAGCAAGCGGGGTACGTCCTCGATGTCGTCAAGGACGGGACTCAACCGGTCCGGCTTCGTCGCCTCAAGGGGCAGACCCACGAGCTCGCGCAACTCACGGTCACGGAAAAAGGCCTGATCGCGCTCAAGGCGGATGGCCCCACCCGCATCAGCATGTTCAGCCGGTACCGCAAGAACTACCTGGACCTCCTCCGAGAAACCGCGGGAGAGGCCGCGAGCAAGGGCGCCGAGGCGCGCATCAGTGCCGGCAACCAGTTACACCACCTGATTCCAGATGGTGTCGCCCAGAGCCACCCGCTCATCCTGGAGGCGCTCGAACGGCTCAAGGGGTACACCGTCGATCGTGGGACGAACATCATCGACATGCCCAGCATCCCCAACGCGCAAGGACAGCTCATGCATCTGGGCAACCACCCCAAGTACAGCAACTATGTCCGAAGCAGGCTCACCAACGCGCAACGCGCCCTCGGCCCCCTGGGGAAGGTCACGCCGCAGCACCTGCATCAGACGCTCTTGAAGATCGAGAACGAGCTGCGCCAGGCCATTCAAGACATCCACAGACTCCCGCCTGAAGTGCTCAAGGAGATCGTCGAGGATGGCATCGTGGTGGGCAAGAAGCTCGCCCTGTTGGAGCGCCCATCGACCCCGGAGACCTTCCCGGTATGA
- a CDS encoding class II aldolase/adducin family protein, whose product MSAAGREALVALARRMNVTGLNQGTSGNLSERVEGGFLLTPSGLDYDTLAPEDIVFMREDGTWEGRREPSSEWRIHRDVYATRPEVGGVFHAHSMFSTSLACLRRPIPGFHYMVTRAGGVDIRCADYATFGSEELSRHVLRALEGRRACLMANHGMLAVGESLSSAFKLAVEVETLAAMYWRALQVGEPVLLDEAELFRVLEKWKTYGQTEKPPKHEE is encoded by the coding sequence GTGAGCGCGGCCGGGCGCGAGGCGCTGGTGGCCCTGGCGCGGCGGATGAACGTCACGGGGCTCAACCAGGGCACGAGCGGCAACCTGAGTGAGCGCGTGGAGGGCGGCTTCCTGCTCACGCCCTCGGGCCTGGACTACGACACGCTCGCGCCCGAGGACATCGTGTTCATGCGCGAGGACGGAACGTGGGAGGGCCGGCGCGAGCCCTCGTCCGAGTGGCGCATCCACCGGGACGTGTACGCCACGCGGCCCGAGGTGGGCGGCGTCTTCCACGCGCACTCCATGTTCAGCACGAGCCTGGCGTGCCTGCGGCGGCCCATTCCGGGGTTCCACTACATGGTGACGCGGGCGGGCGGCGTGGACATCCGCTGCGCGGACTACGCCACGTTCGGCTCGGAGGAGCTGTCCCGGCACGTGCTGCGCGCGCTGGAGGGACGGCGCGCGTGTCTCATGGCCAACCACGGCATGCTCGCGGTCGGCGAGAGCCTCTCGAGCGCCTTCAAGCTGGCGGTGGAGGTGGAGACGCTGGCGGCCATGTATTGGCGGGCGCTCCAGGTGGGCGAGCCCGTGCTGCTCGACGAGGCGGAGCTCTTCCGGGTGCTGGAGAAGTGGAAGACCTACGGGCAGACCGAGAAGCCTCCCAAACACGAGGAATGA
- a CDS encoding S-methyl-5'-thioadenosine phosphorylase codes for MTSTSPVLGIIGGSGLYQIDGLRDVTWRPVASPFGEPSDALCFGTLGDTPVVFLPRHGRGHRIAPSDINFRANIDALKRAGVTDVLSVSAVGSLREDLPPGTFVVVDQFIDRTFAREKSFFGTGCVAHVSVARPVCRRLGDAVMDALGALSIPAHRGGTYLVMEGPQFSSLAESELYRAWGCSVIGMTNMPEAKLAREAELCYASVAMVTDFDSWHPGHDAVTVDQVVAVMHANSGRARALVKDVVPRLSGHAGPCVHGCQRALDHALITAPEARDAAVLARLDAVAGRVLRR; via the coding sequence ATGACCTCGACCTCGCCCGTGCTGGGCATCATCGGCGGCAGCGGCCTCTACCAGATCGACGGCCTGCGGGACGTCACCTGGCGCCCGGTGGCCTCGCCCTTCGGCGAGCCCTCGGACGCGCTGTGCTTCGGCACGCTCGGGGACACGCCCGTGGTGTTCCTGCCCCGCCATGGCCGGGGCCACCGCATCGCCCCCTCGGACATCAACTTCCGGGCGAACATCGACGCGCTCAAGCGCGCGGGCGTCACGGACGTGCTGAGCGTGTCCGCGGTGGGCAGCCTGCGCGAGGACCTGCCCCCGGGCACCTTCGTGGTGGTGGACCAGTTCATCGACCGCACCTTCGCCCGGGAGAAGAGCTTCTTTGGCACCGGGTGCGTGGCCCACGTGTCCGTGGCCCGGCCCGTGTGCCGGCGGCTCGGGGACGCGGTGATGGACGCCCTGGGCGCGCTGAGCATCCCCGCGCACCGGGGTGGCACCTACCTGGTCATGGAGGGCCCCCAGTTCTCCTCGCTCGCCGAGAGCGAGCTGTACCGGGCGTGGGGCTGCAGCGTGATCGGCATGACGAACATGCCCGAGGCCAAGCTCGCCCGCGAGGCGGAGCTCTGCTACGCGAGCGTGGCCATGGTGACGGACTTCGACTCCTGGCACCCCGGACACGACGCCGTCACGGTGGACCAGGTGGTGGCGGTGATGCACGCCAACTCGGGCCGGGCGCGCGCGCTGGTGAAGGACGTGGTGCCCCGGCTCTCCGGCCACGCGGGGCCGTGCGTCCACGGCTGCCAGCGGGCGCTCGACCACGCCCTCATCACCGCCCCCGAGGCGCGGGACGCCGCCGTGCTCGCCCGGCTCGACGCCGTGGCGGGCCGTGTGCTGCGCCGCTGA
- a CDS encoding DUF5953 family protein: MERAVPGLRLDWTVADDHQLRPLPQRDPWLARSTRNGGFPLVCNHDESHPVTLFGVEVPAILGPGGHALFEVHAELPLETSVLAVAADILEGMTKGACALWGHATPFRATAEIAEQTATALEPHAPPRGLPALKRTKDLGSPLLPPRLGWLNYWSDAAARAIGFPDPARDADLLSRSRHTATGGWIVQLTEAPLDLDNPAHLDALQRTYARFPGIGGRSTP, encoded by the coding sequence ATGGAGCGAGCGGTTCCGGGCCTGCGCCTGGATTGGACCGTTGCCGATGATCATCAACTCCGCCCCTTGCCACAACGCGACCCGTGGCTTGCTCGGTCTACGAGAAACGGAGGCTTTCCACTCGTCTGCAATCATGACGAGAGTCATCCCGTCACACTCTTCGGCGTGGAGGTGCCGGCGATTCTCGGACCCGGCGGCCATGCTTTGTTCGAGGTTCACGCCGAATTGCCTTTGGAAACATCCGTGCTCGCTGTCGCGGCGGACATCCTGGAGGGCATGACGAAAGGGGCATGCGCTCTCTGGGGACATGCCACCCCCTTCCGCGCGACAGCCGAAATCGCGGAGCAGACAGCAACCGCGCTCGAACCGCATGCTCCACCCAGGGGTTTGCCTGCCCTCAAGCGTACAAAGGACCTCGGTTCTCCGCTGCTTCCTCCACGGCTGGGGTGGTTGAACTATTGGTCGGACGCCGCCGCACGGGCCATCGGCTTTCCGGACCCCGCCCGCGACGCGGATCTCCTCTCGCGCTCACGACACACCGCGACGGGGGGATGGATCGTACAACTCACGGAGGCCCCGCTCGACTTGGACAACCCCGCGCACCTCGACGCGCTCCAACGGACTTACGCGCGCTTCCCAGGGATTGGCGGGCGCTCCACCCCTTGA
- a CDS encoding NYN domain-containing protein: MNNNEHRIALFLDFENLVTNTGISANNFDLQPAMDRLLERGKVVFRRAYCDWSRFKEAKGNLHGYGVELIDVPPSTRSGKNGADMRMVIDALELCYAREHIDTFAIASGDSDFCPLAYKLRENGRTLIGLGVKEATSPLFVKACDEFIYLRPRHKEDKEKDKEHKKEDKKDKRSEEGGRGKHGKASKESASSARGKSEVPDIAVEVVQRLLGRATGSVNPSLIKEAIVRKEPDFDERDHGFSTFAKLLAAMEHDGMLKRVQQGRQWYVVAPDSAVEPPPSSKGKRAAAAAAAIEEDEDDVYPDPIDD, translated from the coding sequence ATGAACAACAACGAGCACCGGATCGCGCTGTTCCTCGACTTCGAGAACCTGGTGACGAACACCGGTATCTCCGCGAACAACTTCGACCTGCAGCCGGCCATGGACCGGCTGCTCGAGCGCGGCAAGGTGGTGTTCCGCCGCGCCTACTGCGACTGGTCGCGCTTCAAGGAAGCCAAGGGCAACCTGCACGGCTACGGCGTGGAGCTCATCGACGTGCCCCCCTCCACGCGCTCGGGCAAGAACGGCGCGGACATGCGCATGGTCATCGACGCGCTGGAGCTGTGCTACGCGCGCGAGCACATCGACACCTTCGCCATCGCCTCGGGCGACAGCGACTTCTGCCCCCTGGCCTACAAGCTGCGCGAGAACGGCCGCACCCTCATCGGCCTGGGCGTGAAGGAGGCGACCAGCCCCCTCTTCGTGAAGGCGTGTGACGAGTTCATCTACCTGCGCCCCCGCCACAAGGAGGACAAGGAGAAGGACAAGGAGCACAAGAAGGAGGACAAGAAGGACAAGCGCTCGGAGGAGGGCGGCCGCGGCAAGCACGGCAAGGCCTCCAAGGAGTCCGCGTCCTCCGCGCGCGGCAAGTCCGAGGTGCCCGACATCGCCGTGGAGGTCGTCCAGCGGCTGCTCGGCCGCGCCACCGGCTCGGTGAATCCCTCCCTCATCAAGGAGGCCATCGTGCGCAAGGAGCCCGACTTCGACGAGCGCGACCACGGCTTCTCCACCTTCGCCAAGCTCCTGGCCGCCATGGAGCACGACGGCATGCTCAAGCGCGTGCAGCAGGGCCGGCAGTGGTACGTCGTCGCCCCCGATTCCGCCGTCGAGCCCCCTCCCTCCTCCAAGGGCAAGCGCGCCGCGGCGGCCGCGGCGGCCATCGAGGAGGACGAGGACGACGTCTACCCCGACCCCATCGACGACTGA
- a CDS encoding DUF6310 domain-containing protein: MGLGLCVLAAPEIVVGAVVVTGVVAVGVLIKEALDTYEPRSGRPRGTPAPVTKHAPPRNTPKPEPKGPDFPPVAPTEVTERERRRRCEPIPVPYHLGGNKLHDLCADNVPNNSNPGGDVFVNGKNFDALQLATRTLWEVKTNDIDTYSPFVRRSELQKQVEEANRERALAVACGYQFAIGVRTEMHKQLLKALLPDFDIMVMTWC; this comes from the coding sequence ATGGGGCTCGGACTGTGTGTCCTGGCGGCACCGGAGATTGTTGTGGGAGCGGTGGTGGTGACGGGCGTGGTGGCTGTGGGCGTCCTCATCAAAGAAGCCCTGGATACATATGAGCCCAGAAGCGGCCGTCCTCGGGGAACGCCCGCGCCTGTAACGAAGCACGCTCCGCCGAGGAACACGCCCAAGCCAGAGCCCAAGGGACCGGATTTTCCTCCTGTGGCCCCAACGGAAGTGACGGAGCGAGAGCGCCGACGCAGGTGCGAGCCCATCCCGGTGCCCTACCATCTGGGTGGCAATAAACTGCACGACCTGTGCGCCGACAACGTTCCGAACAACAGCAACCCCGGCGGGGATGTGTTCGTGAATGGGAAAAACTTCGACGCGCTGCAATTGGCCACGCGCACCCTTTGGGAGGTGAAAACCAACGACATCGACACTTACTCGCCCTTCGTTCGACGGTCCGAGCTTCAGAAGCAGGTCGAGGAAGCCAATCGAGAGCGCGCGCTCGCGGTTGCCTGCGGTTACCAGTTCGCCATCGGCGTTCGCACCGAGATGCACAAACAATTGCTGAAGGCGCTTCTGCCTGATTTTGATATCATGGTCATGACCTGGTGCTGA
- a CDS encoding nuclear transport factor 2 family protein, translating into MTALPLLCLLALGAAPEKTKAPSTPLAAVNAVLDDWHRAAAEAHEARYFGHFTPDAVYLGTDGTERWTRDAFRVWARPYFQAGQAWNFTPSARRVTFAPGGAVAWFDEALATTNMGPARGSGVLVKQGGGWKIAQYNLSVPIPNALLPDFKARIEAHGQPPAKP; encoded by the coding sequence ATGACCGCACTCCCCCTGCTGTGCCTGCTGGCGCTCGGCGCCGCCCCCGAGAAGACGAAGGCCCCCTCCACGCCCCTGGCCGCGGTGAACGCGGTGCTGGACGACTGGCACCGCGCGGCGGCCGAGGCCCACGAGGCGCGCTACTTCGGCCACTTCACGCCGGACGCGGTGTACCTGGGCACGGACGGCACCGAGCGCTGGACGCGCGACGCGTTCCGCGTGTGGGCCCGGCCCTACTTCCAGGCGGGCCAGGCGTGGAACTTCACGCCGAGCGCGCGCCGGGTGACGTTCGCCCCCGGCGGGGCGGTGGCCTGGTTCGACGAGGCCCTGGCGACGACCAACATGGGCCCCGCGCGGGGCTCCGGGGTGCTGGTGAAGCAGGGCGGCGGGTGGAAGATCGCCCAGTACAACCTGTCGGTGCCCATCCCCAACGCGCTCCTGCCGGACTTCAAGGCGCGCATCGAGGCGCACGGCCAGCCGCCCGCGAAGCCCTGA
- a CDS encoding aminotransferase class I/II-fold pyridoxal phosphate-dependent enzyme → MRIPEFKLERYFAKWEFHAPYLLCSSDLEGWRMGDLLALADDDARERWERLGLGYTESTGLPALREALAGLYPGVAADQVLTFAGAQDALFAALNVLLGPGDHAVVTWPGYQSLYEVARATGADVTLLRLREEDGWKVDLAEVERALRPETKALVVNFPHNPTGALPDADTWRGLFALAEARGVYVLSDEVYRLLEYDPRDTLPSAAELSPRGVSVGVMSKAFGLAGLRVGWLATRDAGLLARCAAFKDYTSLCNAAPSEVLALIALRARERVLARSQALLADNLTRLDDFFARRGELFSWVRPRAGSVAFPRWKGPGPVEAFCQSLVEREGVLLLPGGVYDFPGEHFRLGFGRTNLPEALARLERFCDTLPQR, encoded by the coding sequence ATGCGCATTCCGGAGTTCAAGCTCGAGCGGTACTTCGCGAAGTGGGAGTTCCACGCGCCCTATCTGTTGTGCTCCTCGGACCTCGAGGGCTGGCGGATGGGGGACCTGTTGGCGCTGGCGGACGACGACGCGCGCGAGCGCTGGGAGCGGCTGGGCCTGGGCTACACGGAGTCCACGGGCCTGCCCGCGCTGCGCGAGGCCCTGGCGGGGCTCTACCCCGGGGTGGCGGCGGACCAGGTGCTCACGTTCGCGGGGGCGCAGGACGCGCTCTTCGCGGCGCTCAACGTACTCCTGGGGCCGGGGGACCACGCGGTGGTGACGTGGCCGGGCTACCAGTCCCTGTACGAGGTGGCGCGGGCCACGGGGGCGGACGTGACGCTGTTGCGGCTGCGCGAGGAGGACGGGTGGAAGGTGGACCTCGCCGAGGTGGAGCGCGCGCTGCGGCCGGAGACGAAGGCCCTGGTGGTGAACTTCCCCCACAACCCCACGGGGGCGCTGCCGGACGCGGACACCTGGCGGGGGCTCTTCGCGCTGGCCGAGGCGCGGGGCGTGTATGTCCTCTCGGACGAGGTGTACCGGCTGCTCGAGTACGACCCGCGCGACACCCTGCCCTCGGCGGCGGAGCTGTCCCCGCGGGGCGTGAGCGTGGGGGTGATGTCCAAGGCGTTCGGGCTGGCGGGGCTGCGCGTGGGGTGGCTGGCCACGCGGGACGCGGGGCTGCTCGCGCGCTGCGCGGCCTTCAAGGACTACACGTCCCTGTGCAACGCGGCGCCGAGCGAGGTGCTGGCGCTCATCGCCCTGCGCGCGCGGGAGCGGGTGCTGGCGCGCAGCCAGGCGCTGCTCGCGGACAACCTGACGCGGCTGGATGACTTCTTCGCGCGGCGCGGCGAGTTGTTCTCCTGGGTGCGTCCCCGGGCGGGCAGCGTGGCGTTTCCCCGGTGGAAGGGCCCGGGCCCGGTGGAGGCGTTCTGCCAGTCCCTGGTGGAGCGCGAGGGCGTGCTGCTGCTGCCGGGCGGGGTGTATGACTTTCCCGGCGAGCACTTCCGGCTGGGCTTTGGCCGCACCAACCTGCCCGAGGCGCTCGCCCGGCTCGAGCGCTTCTGCGACACCTTGCCTCAGCGCTGA
- a CDS encoding zinc ribbon domain-containing protein has translation MTALAAVGCARCDGALEQGDLRCPLCGLAVSGTEGPRALKVQARVARCDTCGASVAYSVEARAPQCAFCTSVMHVETMTDPVEQAEALVPFAVDPAAARAALGEFLGRRRFFQPSDLAARAAVDSLQALWWPAWGFSAGARVSWTADSDAGSRRSDWAPHAGQAELSFEDVLVSASRGLSDTECTGLAGAYRLGTAQAQPQGPEDAQVERFDVTRSGARRQIQAAVEREAEARLREAHIPGRRFRHVHVAVVLASLRTRRYALPAYVLAYRYRDKAYRVVVHGQDAAVVLGETPVSWAKVMAVVGGVLLGVLLLVLLFR, from the coding sequence ATGACGGCGCTCGCAGCGGTGGGCTGCGCGCGGTGTGACGGCGCGCTGGAGCAGGGGGATCTGCGCTGTCCCCTGTGTGGCCTGGCGGTGTCGGGCACGGAGGGCCCGCGGGCCCTGAAGGTCCAGGCGCGCGTGGCCCGCTGTGACACGTGCGGCGCCTCGGTGGCGTACTCGGTCGAGGCCCGCGCGCCCCAGTGCGCGTTCTGCACCTCGGTGATGCACGTGGAGACGATGACGGACCCGGTGGAGCAGGCCGAGGCCCTGGTCCCCTTCGCGGTGGACCCGGCGGCGGCGCGCGCGGCGCTCGGCGAGTTCCTCGGGCGGCGGCGCTTCTTCCAGCCCTCGGACCTGGCGGCGCGCGCGGCGGTGGACTCGCTCCAGGCCCTGTGGTGGCCGGCGTGGGGCTTCAGCGCCGGGGCGCGCGTGAGCTGGACGGCGGACTCGGACGCGGGCAGCCGCCGCTCGGACTGGGCGCCGCACGCGGGGCAGGCCGAGCTCTCCTTCGAGGACGTGCTCGTGTCCGCCTCGCGGGGCCTGTCCGACACGGAGTGCACCGGGCTCGCGGGCGCCTACCGGCTTGGCACCGCCCAGGCCCAGCCCCAGGGGCCCGAGGACGCCCAGGTGGAGCGCTTCGACGTGACGCGCTCGGGCGCGCGGCGGCAGATTCAAGCGGCCGTGGAGCGCGAGGCCGAGGCGCGGCTGCGCGAGGCGCACATCCCGGGCCGCCGCTTCCGCCACGTGCACGTGGCGGTGGTGCTCGCGAGCCTGCGCACCCGCCGCTACGCGCTGCCCGCCTACGTGCTGGCCTACCGCTACCGCGACAAGGCCTACCGGGTGGTGGTGCACGGGCAGGACGCCGCGGTGGTGCTCGGCGAGACGCCCGTGTCCTGGGCCAAGGTGATGGCCGTGGTGGGCGGCGTGCTGCTGGGGGTGCTGTTGCTCGTGCTGCTCTTCCGTTGA
- the mtnA gene encoding S-methyl-5-thioribose-1-phosphate isomerase, which translates to MKVQGRAMRSVWAEPEGTVGIIDQTHLPHALVTPRLTTLAEAAHAIRAMRVRGAPLIGVVAAYGVCLALREDTSDAALTHACQTLQATRPTAVNLAWALEGLRRVLQPLPPAERLAAAWAHAAALADEDVAINRAIGEHGLGLLREAWARKGRQGPLNVLTHCNAGWLATVDWGTALAPLYLAHDEGLPLHVWVDETRPRNQGASLTAWELGQHGVPHTVIADNVGGHLMQHGQVDLCIVGTDRTTARGDVANKIGTYLKALAAKDNGVPFYVALPSPTIDWTIHDGVRDIPIEQRDGREVTDVSGRLPDGALATVRVTPEGSPVANYGFDVTPARLVTALVTERGVCAASEEGLLSLFPERRAAKGTGT; encoded by the coding sequence ATGAAGGTCCAGGGAAGAGCCATGCGCAGCGTCTGGGCCGAGCCGGAGGGCACGGTCGGCATCATCGACCAGACGCACCTGCCGCACGCGCTCGTGACGCCGCGCCTCACCACGCTCGCGGAGGCGGCCCACGCCATCCGCGCCATGCGCGTGCGGGGCGCCCCCCTCATCGGCGTGGTGGCCGCCTACGGCGTGTGCCTCGCCCTGCGCGAGGACACCTCGGACGCGGCGCTCACCCACGCCTGTCAGACCCTCCAGGCCACGCGCCCCACCGCCGTCAACCTGGCCTGGGCGCTCGAGGGCTTGCGCCGGGTACTCCAACCCCTGCCCCCCGCCGAGCGCCTCGCCGCCGCCTGGGCCCACGCCGCCGCCCTGGCGGACGAGGACGTGGCCATCAACCGGGCCATCGGCGAGCACGGGCTCGGGCTGTTGCGCGAGGCGTGGGCGCGCAAGGGCCGCCAGGGCCCACTCAACGTCCTCACCCACTGCAACGCGGGGTGGCTGGCCACGGTGGACTGGGGCACGGCGCTCGCGCCGCTGTACCTGGCGCACGACGAGGGCCTGCCCCTGCACGTCTGGGTGGACGAGACCCGGCCGCGCAACCAGGGCGCGAGCCTCACCGCGTGGGAGCTGGGCCAGCACGGCGTGCCCCACACCGTCATCGCGGACAACGTGGGCGGCCACCTCATGCAGCACGGCCAGGTGGACCTGTGCATCGTGGGCACGGACCGCACCACGGCGCGCGGCGACGTGGCGAACAAGATCGGCACCTACCTCAAGGCGCTCGCGGCGAAGGACAACGGCGTGCCCTTCTACGTGGCCCTGCCCTCGCCCACCATCGACTGGACGATTCACGACGGGGTGCGCGACATCCCCATCGAGCAGCGCGACGGGCGCGAGGTGACGGACGTGAGCGGGCGGCTGCCGGATGGCGCGCTGGCCACGGTGCGGGTGACGCCCGAGGGCAGCCCGGTGGCCAACTACGGCTTCGACGTGACGCCCGCGCGGCTCGTCACGGCGCTCGTCACCGAGCGGGGCGTGTGCGCGGCCTCCGAGGAGGGGCTGCTGTCGCTCTTCCCCGAGCGGCGGGCGGCGAAGGGGACGGGCACGTGA